The sequence GCTCCATGAAAGCAGAGACAGGAACATGGGGATGTCATGCTCAGTGTCAAAGAAAGGGTTGGGTGGATGTTGGCAGAGCACTGAGTCTGGCCGCTgggataaaataaattcaaactttCTTTCACAAGGTTCCTACGCCTGGGCAGAACTCTGTGCTGTTCCTGGGGGAATCCCAGCCAGGCTGACCACCAAATTCCAAACCACCCCCAGGTGGTGGCGCATGCGGTCAGGCACTGGGCTTGTCCAGAGAATCATTCATTCCATCTGCCACATCGCTAACTCCCAGTTACAGCTGTGCTTCCCTGGTCTTCATTCTTTATCATCTTTGTGAGAATTAGAGACGTGAGTGCACGTGGATGACACTGAAATTTGTGGGTCCCACTGCCACCCAGGACTCTGGAACCTGCGATCATTTGGCTTCCCCAGAGGAAAAAGCGATGGTAACCAGACCATGGTTACGTTTAAAAGAAGCTTCCTCCTCCACACTCATTTCTTGGGTCAAGAGGAAATGGGGGAAGaagcacagaaagaaaggaaaaggaggacgaTGCCAAGAAGCCaccagacaggcaggcaggagcACACGGAGCCGAGAAAGCAGGGAGGGGGTCGGGGAGGGCAGCCCCGAGGACCACAGGTCCAAGCGAAGGCAGGCAGATGCCACCGACCGACACAGCTTTTGCCAGCCTTGCCGCTGCGGGGTGTCCGAGGGGCTGGCACCCACGGGTCCCTCCCAGACAGACGACACAgcaggggtgaggagggggcCACGAGCTCACACTCACCTCTGACCTCTCCCGGTGTGTGCTCACGGACTCCACGTTCAGGTAGATGGATTCTACTCGGCAACCTGGGTGAAGCCGGGGACAGGTCAGCTTCGGTGAAAGGGGGACCCGAGCTCACACCCCCGCCCGGCCCACCCGGGGGGACCAGTCTCGGTGGGGCTGGGTCCCCACGCTCACCATAAGCGATGGGAGTCAGCTTCAAGACAGCGTGAAGCGGGCACTTCAGGTAGGGCATCTCCTCTGAAAATGACAGAAGGGCCCATGGTGAGATGGGAGACTGGAGGGTGGCCATGCCCAGGCCCCTCACCAGAGCCTGTGCTGCGTGGGGACCGCAGAGGCCTGGCTAGGCAGGTGcacaccgccccccgcccccgcccccgccccagcacAGGCCCTGCTGCCCGCGGCAGGCGGCCCTGCTAAGACACCCAGAAGAACACGATCAGAGCTAAACCAAAGCCTCACACAATGAGCTGGAGTAAGAGCGTCATTCCCCAAACACTTTAGGAGTCGGGATCCCGCTGGCCCATAGGCAGACACACAAGTGTTTTGAGGTTGCTGGGCTGGGAGCCCCTTAGAGGTGGGTTGCCCCCTCCCCAAAGACCCACTGCCCCTGAGATGTGGGGAGACAGGGAGGCTGGGTTTCTTGAGGCCGTTAAGCCCACCCAGCTTCAAACTGCTCTGATATCCTCTGGGGGCTGCAAGGAAACACCCGGAGGGGGCTACCCCAGGGGCCCTGCCTCCTCGTGGAGGGGCTGGGACCAGCTCCCAACCCGGATCTCCCCCAGGAGAGGGCGCGCTGCGGGCCAGGCACCTGCGCTCTTGTCGAGGAAGTAGGCTAGGAGGCAGCGCAGGACTGCCTGGTGGCAGATGACCAGCACGTTCTCCTGCCGCTCTAGTTCCATGATGACCGGTTCCAAGCGCTGCACCAGGTCCTGGTAGGACTGCAGGGCggagggagaaggggacgctGAGCTGGAGCAGAAGCCGGGCACCCCCGGCCACGCCCCGCCCATTGTTATAAACCAGGGACCATGCCGGGCACCCCGGGCCACGCCCTCCGGTCGTTAAAAACCAGAGACCACGCAGGGcacccccggccccgccccgcccattGTTATAAACCAGGAACCACGCCGGGCACCCCCGGCCACGTTCTCCCGTCGTTATAAACCAGAGACCACGCCTTCCGTCCTGCATCAGCCCACCACCCGCGTGCTGGTCCTGCATCCATCCCGGCCCCGGGGGACCCACACCACTGtcctctccctgctccttccTGACCCCTACCCTCCGCCGGGAAACAGAGCCCCGACACACAGCACAGCACGAAGGAGCCTGAGCACGCTACACGGAGTGACGTCTGAGTATGTGATTCCATTGACGTGAAACGTCCAGAACAGACAACTCGAGAGACAGAACACAGACTCAAAGAAGCCACAGGCCGGGGGATGGGAACTGGGACTGACTGCTGACAGGCTGGGGGTCTCTTTTGGGGCAATGGggaaatgttctagaattagTGATGATGGCTGCACAATACtgtgaatatacaaaaaaaaaacccactaacgTGTACTTTGGCTAAAACGGTGACTTTTATATGATAGGAACTTTATCTCAGTaggagaaaactgaaaaagaagggGTGAGCCTGTGACTTTCAAGACCACCACGACCCCTAGTCCCTCTCTCACTAAGGAGGTCCCAGGGAATGAGACCAGGGACAGTGCCCTGAGCTCCCGGAAACTGACGTGTGACAAACGCTGAGCAGAAGGACCACAGGCAGGAAGGACCCCTGCGGGGTGTCACCAGGCCAAGCCTTCCGCAGACCTGAGAGCTCCGCCTGCACGGGACCCTCCGTGCAGAGCTCCAGGCAGCTTCTGGCACAGCCCGAGGGCCTACAGGGCCCAGCGGTCCCTCTGCCAGCATCCATGGAGCCGGCACAAGGGACTTGCTGAACTCCTGCCATGATGCCCACAGTCAGCGGGGTCCTGCGTCCAGTGCATCAGCAGCCAGGGCTGTTTCCCTTTCCTGAACTGTCATTTCCGTCACTGGAGAAACGCCTCTGTCCCAGCTGCTGGGAAACACAGCAGTGCTTCCCTTGGAGCTGTGTGAGTGGGGAGGACTCTGTTCACCGGCGGATGGGCACGGGGCAGCGCTGCAAAGCGAACGCACAGGCCCTTCCTCCGCGGAGCCGCTCAGCCCCTCTGCATCTTTGGCCTTGCCGGGTACCGCAGCCTCGGCAGGACCAGCGCTAGCTCCTCAGCTGCAGCCCCGCCGCCCTCCCGCCAGCGGCCCAGCGCGCACGCACCTCCCCGGTGGGGTAGCGGTAGTAGTACTTGTCCTGCTCACGCAGCGCGTACTCCTCGGGGTAGGTGTCCTTGATCTCCTCGTAGGTCATCTCCTCACACACGCCCTGCAGGCACAGGCGGAGGTCGCTCGAGGGCGCAGCCCGCAGCCGCTGAGCTGGCCGCCAGCGTGGGAGGCTCGGGGGTCCCCCACAGCGCCTCGGGCAGAGGCCCCGGCCGGCACTCACCGCGTCGATCTCGTTGAGGGCCTTCCACTGCTCGTAAGGCAGCTGCAGGGCCTCGGCCGTCTGGATGGTGCTCTTCAGCTGGCTGGTCCACACCTTGAGGTCCTTCAGGTTCTGCTCCTCCACGAACTTGCTCAGGGCGTTGGCGAACtggggggatggggtgaggggcgCGCACTGGGTCACAGGCTCCACCCGTCTGGGAGAGGAGGACGGAGCCCCTCTGGGAGGGCAAGGCTGTCCTCACTGCTGGGGAAGCGGGCCCTGAGAGCAGCCCTGCACACATACCCTCCCTTCAGGCGTGCACACTTGTGAGTCAGTGTCTGATCGGCATAGGCAAACACACAGAGGGACTCGCACACGTACACAGAAGGGCACCGATACATAcatgagacacacacatacacagaggaacacacagacacacacagggacacagacacacagaggaacATGCACCTGTACACAcagggacacagagacacacacagaacacacatacacacaggaacacacacagacacaaggaCACGTGTACACACaaggacacacagacacacacagaagaacacagacacatacacagaggaacacacacagacacagggacacacacacatacacacgcggGCACAGATATGTACAcaggacacatacacacagggatGCTGCCCGCCCAGCCCCGCTTCCCCTACCTTCCTGCCCCGGCTGGACAAGCCCGAGTCGCCCCCGATCTTGCCCTGGAGGTTGTGCTCGCTCTCGCCATGCCGGCACAGGTAGATGGTGCGGGGCTGCACGTGGATGTTCATCAGGTAGTACACGATGCGGCTCTGGATGTGATCCTGCACGCGGTTCACCAGGAAGCGCCGGCCCACATCGATCACCTTAATCAGCGACAGGTCCCTGCAGGGGGGGCCGGCCTGTCAGACGCGGCTGGCGCAGCCCAGCCCCACCAGGCAGACTGGGCCTCCACCACACCACAGCGTCACTCCAGGGAGGCACAGACTGAGCCTTTCTGCTCCGAGAGTCAGGGGGGTCTGAGTCTGCAATTCCCACAGCAGAGTGGGGCTAGAGGGCCTCCCAGAAGAtaggagagagaaaagcaagagGATTGAAAGGAAAATAAGGGGAAAGAGCAAAGGGCAGAGAGAGACGGGAGAGACGGGGCTCAGAAACTCACTTTGCACACAGCAGCAGCACGCGGTGTCTGTGATAGTTACACCGAATATATcaccaaggatttttttttgagACATTTAAAAAGAGAGTGTATAAAAGTACCCATGAACAAACGCTTCATGGGAATATTATTCATCAGGAATAATATTCACAGCCCTGAAGCAGGTGGTTCAGACAGTCACTGCTCAGGAATTACCTGTCACATTTATCAGGGTCGAGGGGCTGGTAACTGGCCTCATAGCAGTTAATTCTCTTCATGAAGTCGTCCATAGCTTCTGCGGAGTTGCAATCTTTGTAATCCGGGCTAGAGATTTTCACTTCCTGTAACACCACAAAGAGGCAGCTGATGAATCACGCTGGAGGGCTTTCTGCTTAGAATGAGCAGGATTTGGGgcttgcaaattgggaaaggcatgGATGGGCTCAGAATGATGATGACCTGACCCACTGTtctaagaggaaaaacaaaaagaaatatggcTGAGTGTTGAGTCGCAGCCTGATGATTCCATGGGGAGGGCACCCATGGTAAGGCACGGACAGGAAACCCAAGAggattctttttaagtttttttttttttttctttttatgtagaccattttaaaagtctttactgaatttgtgaccatattgcttctgttttatgttttggtttttctgtcCGGGATTttggatcttaggtccccaaccagggaacgcacccacattccctgcattggaaggcgaagtcttacccactggactgccatggaagtccTATCCCAGATGGATTCTAATAAATCCCTCTGAATGGGCCCCGATTCAGGATCAGTCCAGTAGCCAGGTCACCACTAGACAACCTGGTCTTCAGTCTCACTGAGTCCCACATAAGCACCTACCCAGAGGAGGCTGCCTGTCGGCAAAGGTGCCCCAGGGGGTGCTGGCAATGCCCCGTCACTGTGGGTACCCTCCTGGTGGAATCATCGGGTTCCTCCTGCACTGCTCACAGGCGGGGTGGTACCCCTTGTCATTGGTCCCCAGTGGTACTTCTCTACCTGGTCCCAACCAAGGCTCGCTTTCATgggacagagacagaggagaaatgCCCCTAGGGCCTGCCGTCCTCTAAAACTGAACAAGCCTGAGAAACCTGGCCGATTTCCGGGAAACTCAGAATCTGTTCACACaccctcttttcttcctcaacaatgaccacagccatgaaagaCAGGCGGGCACACCGCAAAAATTCAACTTCGGCGGGGCGTTCGTGTTTCACGGGGGCAGTGTTTTAGtccaggaagaggagaaagtTCTGGAAGTGGACAGTGGGGATGGTTTCCCAACAGGGTGAATGTGCCGAGTGTCACGgaactgaacacttaaaaacAGTCAAAGTGGTAACCATTtttattaggttggccaaaaaattcattcaggtGTTTCCATATGATGTTACAGGTAAATCTGAAAAccgtttttggccaacccagctatgcatggagaaggaaatggcaacccactccagtattcttgcctggagaatcccatggacagaggagcctggtaggagacagtccatggggtcacaagagttggacatgtgacttaagagactaaaccaccaccaccaaagttatgtatattttagcataattaaaaaaaaaaaaaaaaaactcggtTCACAGATCTCTTCCTCCAACACAGCCTCTTGCATAAAAAGCATGAGAGAAAAGTCTAAAAACTGCTAAGCAGCTCTGAGGCGTCATCAGAGAAAAATTTCTGAACACGGAGGGTTGGGGAACAGGGATCCAGGGATtcacagaggacgagatggtgcATGAGCTTCTGGCCAAGTGAGTGTCAACTGCTCACCAGGGAAACAGACAACCTGCAGCTGCGCTCTGCTTCCCTACCCGCTGGAAATGTAGAACCAAACCAAAGAAATACAGCAAAAGCCTTTGTTTAGCCCAAGGCTACTTGTATTTCCTCATACTTTGAGCCTCCTCCTTTGGGGCCACTGAAACCAATCTGGACTGATTTTTCTACCATTTCAATAGCCCTTCCTGAAATATGAACTCATTGCTGAGAAATGCATGCAAATATTCCCACTGCCTTGGAGCAAAGGCCCACCACCAAAAACTAACAAACTCTCAGCATTCCTTTGAAGGACACACACTACATGGCCAAAGTCTGGCACTCCCTGTAGAAGGGTCCGACCAGCTTTTTGCTATAGGTAACATCTTACTCAGATGTATTTAAGCTGGAGAGAAAGTGACCTACAACAAGAGAAGGGGACTTCCAGTGAAGTCTTCACGATAACCTTTTCTGTTTACAGTTTATTGTTAATCAAGTACAATTTAAGAAGACATCAAATTAAGCTGCCAAGTACCCTCAATTTACCCAGGTAACCCTCCCCTTGacacaggaagagaagcaggaagaCAGTTTTACCACTCCCATTTTTCCCAAATTTGGGAATTCTGCCCTCTGTCTGCAGGGTCCTATAGGTTGTTGTCAACACATGACTATGCTTACCTACTGGGAAAACTTACCGGCAAGAGACCAGCCTCCTGTCTCCATTTCCATCCTCCACCCTAAGcagccccctcaccccccagcGGCCAAGGCTACTGCCACCAAAACAGTTTTCCCACCAAAACCGAGGTCCTCGACTTCTCTCTTACGTCCAACAAAGAAAGCTTTCTGCCAACCACTTGAAGGGCCTTGCTAAAATCAGTCCAGGTGGCAGAATGTGTTTCTAAGTTAACTACTTCTCTGCACTTCTGACCGCCCGCTCCCCAGGACAAAATCAAACCGCCAGCTGGCAGAGCCAGCTCATTCTCAAAGTTCTACG comes from Bubalus bubalis isolate 160015118507 breed Murrah chromosome 14, NDDB_SH_1, whole genome shotgun sequence and encodes:
- the PFKFB3 gene encoding 6-phosphofructo-2-kinase/fructose-2,6-bisphosphatase 3 isoform X6, giving the protein MPLELTQSRVQKIWIPVDHRPSLPRTCGPKLTNSPTVIVMVGLPARGKTYISKKLTRYLNWIGVPTKVFNVGEYRREAVKQYSSYNFFRPDNEEAMKVRKQCALAALRDVKSYLTKEGGQIAVFDATNTTRERRHMILHFAKENDFKVFFIESVCDDPTVVASNIMEVKISSPDYKDCNSAEAMDDFMKRINCYEASYQPLDPDKCDRDLSLIKVIDVGRRFLVNRVQDHIQSRIVYYLMNIHVQPRTIYLCRHGESEHNLQGKIGGDSGLSSRGRKFANALSKFVEEQNLKDLKVWTSQLKSTIQTAEALQLPYEQWKALNEIDAGVCEEMTYEEIKDTYPEEYALREQDKYYYRYPTGESYQDLVQRLEPVIMELERQENVLVICHQAVLRCLLAYFLDKSAEEMPYLKCPLHAVLKLTPIAYGCRVESIYLNVESVSTHRERSEDAKKGPNPLMRRNSVTPLASPEPTKKPRINSFEEHVASTSAALPTCLPPEVPTQLPGQNMKGSPGSVDASRTH
- the PFKFB3 gene encoding 6-phosphofructo-2-kinase/fructose-2,6-bisphosphatase 3 isoform X5, with amino-acid sequence MPLELTQSRVQKIWIPVDHRPSLPRTCGPKLTNSPTVIVMVGLPARGKTYISKKLTRYLNWIGVPTKVFNVGEYRREAVKQYSSYNFFRPDNEEAMKVRKQCALAALRDVKSYLTKEGGQIAVFDATNTTRERRHMILHFAKENDFKVFFIESVCDDPTVVASNIMEVKISSPDYKDCNSAEAMDDFMKRINCYEASYQPLDPDKCDRDLSLIKVIDVGRRFLVNRVQDHIQSRIVYYLMNIHVQPRTIYLCRHGESEHNLQGKIGGDSGLSSRGRKFANALSKFVEEQNLKDLKVWTSQLKSTIQTAEALQLPYEQWKALNEIDAGVCEEMTYEEIKDTYPEEYALREQDKYYYRYPTGESYQDLVQRLEPVIMELERQENVLVICHQAVLRCLLAYFLDKSAEEMPYLKCPLHAVLKLTPIAYGCRVESIYLNVESVSTHRERSEDAKKGPNPLMRRNSVTPLASPEPTKKPRINSFEEHVASTSAALPTCLPPEVPTQLPGQPLLGKACLRTVCHIFSKFSPY
- the PFKFB3 gene encoding 6-phosphofructo-2-kinase/fructose-2,6-bisphosphatase 3 isoform X4, encoding MRQERQAGRRGARDPDPSSSWETAGAGRPAGSARVKRFPRGPPWGRASRFAAVPPSAGDAPAFAQICHFPLPRPTPGARRRPRATGLALGRRSASVSREHFFAMPFRKACGPKLTNSPTVIVMVGLPARGKTYISKKLTRYLNWIGVPTKVFNVGEYRREAVKQYSSYNFFRPDNEEAMKVRKQCALAALRDVKSYLTKEGGQIAVFDATNTTRERRHMILHFAKENDFKVFFIESVCDDPTVVASNIMEVKISSPDYKDCNSAEAMDDFMKRINCYEASYQPLDPDKCDRDLSLIKVIDVGRRFLVNRVQDHIQSRIVYYLMNIHVQPRTIYLCRHGESEHNLQGKIGGDSGLSSRGRKFANALSKFVEEQNLKDLKVWTSQLKSTIQTAEALQLPYEQWKALNEIDAGVCEEMTYEEIKDTYPEEYALREQDKYYYRYPTGESYQDLVQRLEPVIMELERQENVLVICHQAVLRCLLAYFLDKSAEEMPYLKCPLHAVLKLTPIAYGCRVESIYLNVESVSTHRERSENMKGSPGSVDASRTH